One Mycolicibacterium sarraceniae genomic window carries:
- the hisG gene encoding ATP phosphoribosyltransferase, with protein MLRVAVPNKGALSESAAEILSEAGYRRRTDPKDLTVIDPVNGVEFFFLRPKDIAIYVGSGQLDFGITGRDLAAEADAPVDERLALGFGSSTFRYAAPAGRDWTIADLAGKRIATAYPNLVRKDLASRGIEATVIRLDGAVEISIQLGVADAIADVVGSGRTLRLHDLVAFGESLCDSEAVLIERAGNGDDPNRAARDQLAARVQGVVFGQQYLMLDYDCPRSVLDRATMITPGLESPTIAPLADPDWVAVRALVPRRAVNAIMDDLAAIGAKAILASDIRFCRF; from the coding sequence ATGTTGCGCGTTGCCGTCCCCAACAAGGGGGCACTGTCTGAATCGGCTGCCGAGATCCTGTCGGAGGCCGGCTACCGTCGGCGCACCGACCCCAAGGACCTCACGGTCATCGACCCGGTCAACGGTGTCGAGTTCTTCTTCCTGCGGCCCAAGGACATCGCGATCTACGTCGGCTCCGGTCAGCTCGACTTCGGCATCACCGGCCGGGACCTGGCCGCCGAAGCCGACGCCCCGGTCGACGAACGGCTGGCCCTTGGCTTCGGATCCTCGACGTTCCGCTACGCCGCACCGGCCGGCCGGGATTGGACCATCGCGGATCTGGCCGGCAAGCGGATCGCCACCGCCTACCCGAACCTGGTCCGAAAAGACTTGGCCAGCAGGGGAATCGAGGCGACCGTCATCCGGCTCGACGGTGCTGTCGAAATCTCGATCCAGCTCGGTGTCGCCGACGCCATCGCCGACGTGGTGGGGTCGGGACGGACTCTGAGGCTGCATGATCTGGTGGCTTTCGGTGAGTCACTTTGCGACTCGGAAGCGGTGCTGATCGAGCGAGCCGGTAACGGCGACGATCCCAACCGGGCTGCGCGCGACCAACTGGCGGCCCGCGTGCAGGGCGTGGTGTTCGGCCAGCAGTACCTGATGCTCGACTATGACTGCCCGCGTTCGGTACTCGATCGCGCCACCATGATCACGCCGGGGCTTGAGTCGCCGACCATCGCGCCGCTGGCCGATCCGGACTGGGTTGCGGTGCGCGCACTGGTGCCGCGCCGTGCGGTCAACGCGATCATGGACGACCTCGCGGCCATTGGCGCCAAGGCGATTCTGGCCTCCGATATCAGGTTCTGCCGCTTCTGA
- a CDS encoding phosphoribosyl-ATP diphosphatase: MEQSQAVKTFEELFAELGERARTRPAGSATVAALDAGVHTLGKKILEEAGEVWLAAEHEPNEALAGEISQLLYWTQVLMVARGLTLDDIYRKL, translated from the coding sequence ATGGAACAATCGCAGGCCGTGAAGACCTTCGAGGAGTTGTTCGCTGAACTGGGGGAGCGTGCCCGCACCCGCCCCGCAGGCAGCGCCACCGTCGCCGCCCTGGATGCCGGCGTCCACACCCTCGGCAAAAAGATCCTCGAAGAGGCCGGCGAAGTGTGGCTGGCCGCCGAGCACGAACCCAACGAGGCACTGGCGGGGGAGATCAGCCAGCTGCTGTATTGGACGCAGGTGCTGATGGTCGCTCGCGGCCTGACCCTCGACGACATCTACCGGAAGCTCTAG
- a CDS encoding sugar porter family MFS transporter, with product MAGQGPIDQTPSVITDDDFSSGGTAIRIASVAALGGLLFGYDSAVINGAVDSIQADFGIGDAELGFAVASALLGAAAGAMSAGRIADRIGRISVMKIAAVFFFVSAIGTALAPNVTTVVIFRIVGGIGVGIASVIAPAYIAETSPPRIRGRLGSLQQLAIVCGIFLSFVINWLLQHAAGGPNKELWLGLDAWRWMFLAMAIPAVFYGVLSFTIPESPRYLVASHKIPEARKVLTMLLGEKNLEITISRIQQTLEREDKPSWRDLGKPTGGLYGIVWVGLGLSVFQQFVGINVIFYYSNVLWQAVGFSADESAVYTVITSVINVLTTLIAIALIDKIGRKPLLLIGSAGMAVTLITMAIIFANATLVDGKPSLPGASGVIALIAANLFVVAFGMSWGPVVWVLLGEMFPNRIRAAALGLAAAGQWAANWLITVTFPGLREHLGLAYGFYGLCAILSGLFVWKWVMETKGVSLEDMHAELLREDKSTD from the coding sequence ATGGCTGGCCAAGGCCCCATCGACCAAACACCATCCGTGATCACGGATGACGACTTCTCCTCCGGTGGTACGGCAATCCGGATCGCGTCGGTAGCCGCGCTGGGCGGCTTGCTCTTCGGCTACGACAGCGCCGTCATCAACGGGGCGGTCGACTCCATCCAGGCAGACTTCGGTATCGGGGACGCCGAACTCGGCTTCGCGGTCGCATCGGCGTTGCTGGGCGCGGCCGCCGGGGCGATGTCCGCCGGCCGGATCGCCGACCGGATCGGGCGTATCTCGGTCATGAAGATCGCCGCGGTGTTCTTCTTCGTGAGTGCGATCGGAACGGCCCTGGCGCCGAATGTCACGACGGTCGTCATCTTCCGGATCGTCGGCGGTATCGGCGTGGGTATCGCGTCGGTTATCGCCCCGGCGTACATCGCTGAGACATCGCCACCGCGTATCCGAGGCAGGCTGGGCTCGTTGCAGCAGCTGGCCATCGTCTGCGGCATCTTCTTGTCGTTCGTGATCAACTGGTTACTGCAGCATGCCGCCGGCGGCCCGAACAAGGAGCTGTGGCTTGGCCTCGACGCGTGGCGCTGGATGTTCCTGGCGATGGCGATTCCCGCGGTTTTCTACGGCGTGCTGTCGTTCACGATTCCGGAGTCGCCCCGGTATCTGGTTGCCTCACATAAGATTCCGGAGGCACGCAAGGTCCTGACGATGCTGCTGGGCGAGAAGAATCTCGAAATCACCATCAGCCGCATCCAGCAGACGCTGGAGCGTGAAGACAAGCCGTCCTGGCGGGATCTGGGCAAGCCGACCGGCGGGCTCTACGGCATCGTCTGGGTCGGCCTGGGCCTGTCGGTCTTCCAGCAGTTCGTCGGCATCAACGTGATCTTCTACTACTCCAACGTGCTGTGGCAGGCGGTCGGATTCAGCGCCGATGAGTCCGCGGTGTACACCGTGATCACGTCGGTGATCAACGTGTTGACCACGCTGATCGCCATCGCACTGATCGACAAGATCGGCCGAAAGCCGCTGCTGCTGATCGGGTCCGCCGGCATGGCCGTCACGTTGATCACGATGGCGATCATCTTCGCCAACGCGACGCTGGTCGACGGCAAGCCGAGCTTGCCCGGTGCCTCCGGAGTCATCGCGCTGATCGCCGCCAACCTGTTCGTGGTGGCGTTCGGCATGTCCTGGGGCCCGGTGGTCTGGGTGCTGCTGGGCGAGATGTTCCCCAACCGCATCCGCGCTGCCGCACTCGGTCTGGCTGCAGCCGGGCAGTGGGCGGCCAACTGGTTGATCACCGTGACGTTCCCGGGGCTGCGCGAGCACCTGGGTCTGGCCTATGGCTTCTATGGGTTGTGCGCGATCCTGTCGGGGTTGTTCGTGTGGAAATGGGTCATGGAGACCAAGGGCGTCTCGTTGGAGGACATGCACGCCGAGCTGTTGCGCGAGGACAAGTCCACGGACTGA
- a CDS encoding HAD family hydrolase: MDGTLVDSEKLWDVAINKLYARHGRVLAPEVRDATVGGSAEGVIRIVFDDLGLDPDPQEMAEVADWMHDYVGELFATGLPWCDGARELLDALSAAGVPMALVTNTRRQLTENALNSIGREYFSVTVCGDEVPEGKPAPDVYLRAAELLGLSAGECLAVEDSVTGAAAAEAAGCAVLVVPNEVAVPGSPRRHHISSLIDLDIAQLRQIHAGLHLGRGERSA, from the coding sequence ATGGACGGCACCCTCGTCGACTCTGAAAAGCTTTGGGATGTCGCGATCAACAAGCTGTACGCTCGACACGGACGGGTGCTGGCACCCGAGGTCCGCGACGCCACCGTGGGCGGTTCGGCCGAGGGCGTGATCCGCATCGTGTTCGACGACCTGGGCCTGGACCCGGACCCGCAAGAGATGGCCGAGGTGGCCGACTGGATGCACGACTATGTCGGCGAGCTGTTCGCCACCGGATTGCCGTGGTGTGACGGCGCTCGCGAACTGCTCGACGCGCTGTCGGCCGCCGGCGTTCCGATGGCCTTGGTGACCAACACCCGTCGGCAACTCACCGAGAACGCACTGAACAGTATTGGCAGAGAGTACTTTTCGGTGACCGTCTGCGGTGATGAGGTGCCTGAGGGCAAGCCCGCACCTGATGTCTACCTACGTGCGGCGGAGCTGCTCGGCCTCAGCGCGGGGGAGTGCCTCGCGGTCGAGGATTCGGTCACCGGCGCCGCTGCGGCCGAAGCGGCCGGATGCGCGGTTTTGGTGGTACCCAATGAAGTCGCCGTACCCGGCAGTCCCCGTCGGCATCACATCTCGTCGCTCATTGATCTGGATATCGCCCAGCTGCGGCAGATCCACGCTGGCCTGCATCTCGGACGTGGTGAGCGCTCGGCCTGA
- the metH gene encoding methionine synthase, producing MTVEFRTFAPNIRPDCTDELAATLGRRIMVIDGAMGTAIQRDRPDEAGYRGERFAEWPTALQGNNDLLTLTQPQIISGIHREYLAAGADILETNTFNANAVSLADYDMHELAYELNYAGAALARKAADEFSTPDKPRYVAGAIGPTTRTASISPDVNDPGARNVSYDQLVAAYLEAANGLVDGGSDILIIETIFDSLNAKAAVYAVETLFEERGRRWPLIISGTITDASGRTLSGQVTEAFWNAIRHAKPIAVGLNCALGAPEMRPYISEVSRIADTFVSCYPNAGLPNAFGEYDESPEAQAGYIAEFAEAGLVNLVGGCCGTAPPHIAEIAKVVEGVSPREVPQISVATRLSGLEPLNISDDSLFVNIGERTNITGSARFRNLIKAEDYDTALSVALQQVEVGAQVIDINMDEGMIDGVAAMDRFTKLIAAEPDISRVPVMIDSSKWEVIEAGLKNVQGKPIVNSISMKEGEEKFIREARLCRKYGAAVVVMAFDEQGQADNLERRKEICGRAYRILTEEVGFPAEDIIFDPNCFALATGIEEHATYGIDFIEACAWIKENLPGVHISGGISNVSFSFRGNNPVREAIHAVFLFHAIKAGLDMGIVNAGALVPYDSIDPELRDRIEDVVLNRREDAAERLLEIAERFNSSEKADDPVAAEWRSLPVRERITHALVKGIDAHVDDDTEELRAEIATAGGRPIEVIEGPLMDGMNVVGDLFGSGKMFLPQVVKSARVMKKAVAYLLPFIEAEKAESGATSAKDTNGTIIMATVKGDVHDIGKNIVGVVLQCNNFEVIDLGVMVPADKILAAAKEHDADIIGLSGLITPSLDEMVNFAVEMERQGLQIPLLIGGATTSRAHTAVKVSPRRSGPVVWVKDASRSVPVAAALLDDKQRPALLEATEKDYASLRERHAQKNERPMLTLEKARANRTPIKWDGYTPPVPAIGLGVREFADYDLAELREYIDWQPFFNAWEMKGRFPDILNNPVAGESARKLYDDAQEMLDTAIKEKWLTANGVIGFFPANAVGDDFQVYTDETRTEVLTTLHNLRQQGEHRDGIPNRSLGDFIAPKETGLPDYIGAFAVTTGLGSHEKIAEFKAGLDDYSAILLESIADRLAEAFAERMHQRVRKEFWGFQPDEQLDNEALIAEKYRGIRPAPGYPACPEHTEKATLWTLMDVKERTGIELTESMAMWPGAAVSGWYFSHPQSQYFVVGRMAQDQVADYAKRKGWTLQEAERWLAPNLGYNPED from the coding sequence GTGACTGTCGAGTTCAGGACCTTTGCGCCGAATATCCGCCCAGACTGCACCGATGAGCTGGCGGCGACTCTGGGCCGGCGGATCATGGTGATCGACGGCGCGATGGGCACGGCAATCCAGCGGGACCGCCCCGACGAGGCCGGTTACCGCGGCGAACGGTTCGCCGAGTGGCCGACCGCCCTTCAGGGCAACAACGACCTGCTCACGTTGACGCAGCCGCAGATCATCTCCGGCATCCACCGCGAATACCTCGCGGCGGGCGCCGACATCCTGGAGACCAACACGTTCAATGCGAACGCGGTCTCACTCGCCGACTATGACATGCATGAGCTGGCCTACGAGCTCAACTACGCCGGCGCCGCCCTGGCACGCAAGGCCGCCGACGAGTTCAGCACCCCCGACAAGCCCCGCTATGTCGCCGGGGCGATCGGGCCGACGACGCGGACCGCGTCGATATCACCGGACGTCAACGACCCCGGCGCCCGCAATGTCTCCTACGACCAACTGGTCGCCGCCTACCTCGAAGCTGCCAACGGCCTGGTCGACGGCGGTTCCGACATCCTCATCATCGAGACGATCTTCGACTCGCTGAACGCCAAGGCGGCGGTGTATGCCGTCGAGACGCTGTTCGAGGAGCGCGGCCGCCGCTGGCCGCTGATCATCTCGGGCACCATTACCGACGCGTCCGGCCGGACGCTCTCCGGTCAGGTCACCGAAGCGTTCTGGAACGCGATCCGGCACGCCAAGCCGATCGCGGTCGGGCTCAACTGCGCACTGGGTGCTCCGGAGATGAGGCCGTACATCTCCGAGGTCTCGCGGATCGCGGACACCTTCGTGTCCTGCTATCCGAATGCGGGGCTGCCCAACGCTTTCGGCGAGTACGACGAGTCCCCGGAGGCTCAGGCCGGTTACATCGCCGAGTTCGCCGAGGCCGGTCTGGTGAACCTGGTCGGCGGCTGCTGCGGCACGGCGCCGCCGCATATCGCCGAGATCGCCAAGGTCGTGGAGGGCGTGAGCCCGAGGGAAGTGCCACAGATTTCCGTGGCCACCCGGCTCTCGGGCCTCGAGCCGCTCAACATCTCCGACGACTCCCTCTTCGTGAATATCGGTGAGCGCACCAACATCACCGGCTCGGCTCGGTTCCGCAACCTGATCAAGGCCGAGGACTACGACACCGCGCTGTCGGTGGCCCTGCAGCAGGTCGAGGTCGGTGCGCAAGTCATCGACATCAACATGGACGAAGGCATGATCGACGGCGTCGCCGCGATGGACCGGTTCACCAAGCTGATCGCGGCCGAACCGGATATCAGCCGCGTCCCGGTGATGATCGACTCCTCCAAATGGGAGGTCATCGAGGCCGGCCTGAAGAACGTCCAGGGCAAGCCGATCGTCAACTCGATCTCCATGAAGGAGGGCGAGGAGAAGTTCATCCGCGAGGCACGGCTGTGCCGCAAGTACGGCGCCGCCGTTGTCGTGATGGCCTTCGACGAACAGGGCCAGGCCGACAACCTGGAGCGCCGCAAGGAGATCTGCGGGCGCGCCTACCGGATTCTGACCGAAGAGGTCGGCTTCCCGGCCGAGGACATCATCTTCGACCCGAACTGCTTCGCGCTGGCGACCGGGATCGAGGAGCACGCGACCTACGGGATCGACTTCATCGAGGCCTGCGCCTGGATCAAGGAGAACCTGCCAGGGGTGCACATCTCCGGCGGTATCTCCAACGTGTCGTTCTCGTTCCGCGGCAACAACCCTGTGCGCGAGGCGATTCACGCGGTGTTCCTGTTCCACGCCATCAAGGCCGGCCTGGACATGGGCATCGTCAACGCCGGTGCGCTGGTGCCCTATGACTCGATCGATCCCGAGCTGCGCGATCGGATCGAGGACGTAGTGCTGAACCGTCGCGAGGATGCGGCCGAACGACTGCTGGAGATCGCGGAACGGTTCAACAGCTCCGAGAAAGCTGACGATCCGGTGGCCGCCGAATGGCGTAGTTTGCCGGTCCGCGAACGGATCACGCACGCTCTGGTCAAGGGCATCGACGCCCATGTCGACGACGACACCGAGGAACTGCGGGCCGAGATCGCCACAGCGGGCGGTCGCCCGATCGAGGTGATCGAGGGCCCCCTGATGGACGGGATGAACGTCGTCGGTGACCTTTTCGGCTCGGGTAAGATGTTCCTGCCTCAGGTCGTGAAGTCTGCTCGGGTGATGAAAAAGGCTGTCGCGTACCTACTCCCGTTCATCGAGGCGGAGAAGGCTGAGTCCGGTGCCACCTCTGCGAAGGACACCAACGGCACAATCATCATGGCGACGGTCAAGGGTGACGTCCACGATATCGGAAAGAACATCGTCGGAGTTGTACTGCAGTGCAACAACTTCGAAGTGATCGACCTCGGCGTGATGGTGCCCGCCGACAAAATTCTGGCCGCGGCCAAGGAGCACGACGCCGACATCATCGGGCTATCCGGTCTGATCACCCCGTCCTTGGACGAGATGGTCAACTTCGCGGTCGAGATGGAACGCCAAGGGCTGCAGATCCCGCTGCTGATCGGTGGCGCGACCACCTCGCGCGCCCACACGGCGGTGAAGGTGTCGCCGCGACGTAGCGGTCCGGTCGTCTGGGTCAAGGACGCGTCGCGCTCGGTACCCGTCGCCGCCGCGCTGCTTGACGACAAGCAGCGGCCGGCGTTACTGGAAGCCACCGAAAAGGATTACGCGTCCCTGCGCGAACGGCACGCCCAGAAGAACGAGCGGCCGATGCTGACGCTGGAGAAGGCCCGCGCGAACCGGACGCCAATCAAATGGGACGGCTACACACCGCCGGTGCCCGCGATCGGCCTCGGCGTGCGGGAGTTCGCGGACTACGACCTCGCCGAGCTTCGTGAGTACATCGACTGGCAGCCCTTCTTCAACGCCTGGGAGATGAAGGGCCGCTTCCCCGACATCCTCAACAACCCGGTCGCGGGCGAGTCGGCCCGCAAGCTGTACGACGACGCCCAGGAGATGCTCGACACCGCGATCAAGGAGAAGTGGCTGACCGCCAACGGGGTGATCGGCTTCTTCCCGGCGAACGCGGTCGGCGACGATTTCCAGGTCTACACCGACGAGACCCGCACGGAGGTGCTGACCACGTTGCACAATCTGCGTCAGCAGGGCGAGCACCGCGACGGCATCCCGAACCGCAGCCTCGGCGACTTCATCGCCCCCAAAGAGACGGGCCTGCCGGACTACATCGGTGCCTTCGCTGTCACCACTGGGCTCGGTAGCCACGAGAAGATCGCGGAGTTCAAGGCAGGCCTCGACGACTACAGCGCGATCCTGTTGGAGTCGATCGCCGACCGGCTGGCCGAGGCGTTCGCCGAACGGATGCATCAACGAGTCCGCAAAGAGTTCTGGGGATTTCAGCCAGATGAGCAGCTCGACAACGAGGCACTCATCGCGGAGAAGTATCGGGGAATCCGCCCGGCCCCCGGTTACCCGGCCTGCCCGGAGCACACCGAGAAGGCGACGCTGTGGACGTTAATGGACGTCAAGGAGCGCACCGGTATCGAGCTGACCGAATCGATGGCGATGTGGCCCGGTGCCGCGGTAAGCGGCTGGTACTTCTCGCACCCGCAGTCGCAGTACTTCGTCGTCGGCCGGATGGCCCAGGACCAGGTGGCCGACTACGCCAAGCGCAAGGGTTGGACGCTGCAGGAGGCCGAACGCTGGCTGGCCCCGAACCTCGGTTATAACCCCGAGGACTGA
- a CDS encoding PAC2 family protein has protein sequence MTPSNFSGTKGPDLPELQNTIIVAAFEGWNDAGDAASDALEHLDAIWEADTLIEIDDEAYYDYQVNRPVIRQVDGVTRELVWPSMRISHCRPPGSDRDIVLMHGVEPNMRWRTFCAELLAIADKLNVDTVVILGALLADTPHTRPVPVSGAAYSPESAKFFGLEETRYEGPTGIAGVFQDACVAAGIPAVTFWAAVPHYVSQPPNPKATVALLRRVEDVLDIEVPLADLPIQAEEWEQAVTEMTAEDEEIAEYVASLEQRGDADVDMNEALSKVDGDALAAEFERYLRRRGPGFRG, from the coding sequence GTGACCCCGTCGAACTTCAGCGGCACGAAAGGCCCGGACCTGCCCGAACTGCAGAACACGATCATTGTCGCGGCCTTCGAGGGATGGAATGACGCCGGTGACGCTGCCAGTGATGCGCTCGAGCACCTGGACGCGATCTGGGAAGCCGACACGCTCATCGAGATCGATGACGAGGCCTACTACGACTACCAGGTGAATCGCCCGGTCATCCGGCAGGTCGACGGGGTGACCCGCGAGCTGGTGTGGCCGTCGATGCGGATATCACACTGCCGGCCGCCAGGCTCGGATCGCGACATCGTGCTCATGCACGGGGTGGAGCCCAATATGCGCTGGCGCACGTTCTGCGCCGAGCTGCTGGCGATCGCCGATAAGCTGAATGTGGACACCGTCGTGATTCTCGGGGCGCTGCTGGCCGACACGCCGCACACCCGGCCCGTCCCGGTGTCGGGTGCGGCCTACTCCCCCGAGTCGGCGAAGTTCTTCGGCCTCGAGGAGACCCGCTACGAGGGTCCGACCGGTATCGCCGGGGTGTTCCAGGACGCCTGCGTGGCGGCCGGCATCCCCGCGGTGACGTTCTGGGCCGCGGTGCCGCACTACGTATCGCAGCCACCCAATCCGAAGGCCACCGTTGCGCTGCTGCGTCGCGTCGAAGACGTACTCGACATCGAGGTGCCGCTGGCGGACCTGCCTATACAGGCCGAGGAATGGGAGCAGGCGGTCACCGAGATGACCGCCGAGGACGAGGAGATCGCCGAGTACGTGGCCTCCCTCGAGCAGCGCGGTGACGCCGACGTGGACATGAATGAGGCGTTGTCGAAGGTCGACGGCGATGCGCTGGCGGCCGAATTCGAGCGCTACCTGCGCAGACGCGGGCCCGGCTTCCGGGGCTAG